The region AACGTAATGTTCGTCAGCTTCTCCTGTCTCGCCCGTTCAATCAAGCGCTGCTTTTCCGGGCCGTGGCCGACCATGACAAAATGGATGGCGCTGTTCTTCTGCAGCAGTCCCGCCGCATCCAATACCGGGTCGAGATGATTGGCAATGCCGTGCGCTCCGGTATACGTGACGACCAGCTTGCCCTTCAGAGAAGCGAAGACCCGCTCTAGATCATTAGAGAGAAGCGTATCTGTTTCATAGCGTTCCAGATCAGCCCCGTTCGGCAGATAGACGACCTTTTCGGCATCGAAGCCCTGTTGGGCCACATACCGATCCGCCTTATCGAACAGGACGATGATGCGCTTGGCATTTCTATATAAAAAGTGCTCCAGCTTCCGCAGCATCCATACAGCCGGATTGCGGTCTGACACTTTGCCTAAGTCAATCAGCGTTTGCGGCCAGAGGTCGCGTTCTTCAAAATAAAATGTGCACTTATACTTGCGGGCTAGCATGCAGCCAACCAGTGCAGCCAGCGGATGCATGAGTGTGCCGATGATAAGATCTGGCGTCTCCTCCCGCTTTTTGCCAAGCATGTAGGACTGCACCGTATAGCTCAGCATGTTGGCGACACGGCGCCAGTCATTGCGCTGATATTCCGGGGTCTTAATCCAGACGAAGCGGACACCGTTATATGTCTCTTCCTTCCACTTCTTATCCGGTTCCGGAATGTAGCGTTCTTTGCGCTCCTGATGGGAGAAAGAAGAGGCAAAAATCGTTACGTTATAATTGCGTTTTACAAGCTCTCTTGCCAAGTCATAGTGACGTGTGCCTCCGCTTGCGCCGGGCGCAATCGCGTAGTGGTTGAAAATCCAAATGTTCATGTCTTTTCTCTCCCCCTTTCTCCGTAAAAACCTTACTGGGATGATGCGCGCTTCTGCAGCGGCAGCGAACGCCCCAAGTCGGATTCGAAGCCTTCGTATAAAGCGATAAGCTTCTTGGCCTCCATTTCCCAACTGTATTTCTGTTCGATGGCACGGCGGCCGTTATCCCCCATCCGCTTTGCTTCCTTCGGATGATCAACAAGGTACTGAATGGCTTCTGCAATTTGCTTCTCATCGAGCGGATCTACACAGATGCCGCATTCATTACCTGTAACAATGTCACGCCAGAGCGGAAAATCGGAAGCGATCACCGGAATGCCCGCAGCCATGTATTCAAACATCTTTACAGGCAGCGCATCTTTATAATTGATGATCGGGTGCAATGTAACCAATCCGGCCACACCTCGTCCTAGAATCTGCTGAACTTCCTCCCTGCTTACATGCCCGAATTCACTGACCTGCTGCCAACCTGGAAGCTTCGTCGTCTCCTGGCGCAGCGATTCTGGAATAAACTTCCCGGCAAGCAGAAGCTTGGCGTCTGTATGATCCATTGCTTTGACCATTTCCTGAATACCGCGCTTTACGCTGATCCCGCCCACATATGTGACGGCACGCTCTTTACGGGACCAGTCCTGATCGGGCTTGATGAATTCAGCGAGCAGCGGATAGTTGTTAACATATAACGAATGGCAGCCAATACGGGCAAACCGCTTGCTGATGAATGGCGTAGCCGCTGCAATCGCATCAAA is a window of Aneurinibacillus sp. REN35 DNA encoding:
- a CDS encoding glycosyltransferase family 4 protein → MNIWIFNHYAIAPGASGGTRHYDLARELVKRNYNVTIFASSFSHQERKERYIPEPDKKWKEETYNGVRFVWIKTPEYQRNDWRRVANMLSYTVQSYMLGKKREETPDLIIGTLMHPLAALVGCMLARKYKCTFYFEERDLWPQTLIDLGKVSDRNPAVWMLRKLEHFLYRNAKRIIVLFDKADRYVAQQGFDAEKVVYLPNGADLERYETDTLLSNDLERVFASLKGKLVVTYTGAHGIANHLDPVLDAAGLLQKNSAIHFVMVGHGPEKQRLIERARQEKLTNITFVPPVKKEEIPTILLRSDVGVISMQDAEIYKWGFSLNKMYDYMAASLPTVLLCQLEETPIETSGAGIKVNDAQQMADALQFLSLNRQALQEMGEKGRAYVENNHAWKKLAFRLMDVIEEDIPERSVRAVPV
- a CDS encoding glycosyltransferase family 4 protein, with product MRNLVICHLTSVHPPMDTRIFTKECSSLAGAGYETHLIAPDAPEGVHNGVRFHAIERGRGRLNRMTKTVRAVYRKALAINADAYHFHDPELLPVGILLKMKGKKVVYDVHEDVPRQILSKYWIPAPLRKTISRSFEAFENFAAKKFDAIAAATPFISKRFARIGCHSLYVNNYPLLAEFIKPDQDWSRKERAVTYVGGISVKRGIQEMVKAMDHTDAKLLLAGKFIPESLRQETTKLPGWQQVSEFGHVSREEVQQILGRGVAGLVTLHPIINYKDALPVKMFEYMAAGIPVIASDFPLWRDIVTGNECGICVDPLDEKQIAEAIQYLVDHPKEAKRMGDNGRRAIEQKYSWEMEAKKLIALYEGFESDLGRSLPLQKRASSQ